A genomic window from Desulfuromonas sp. TF includes:
- a CDS encoding carboxymuconolactone decarboxylase family protein → MPYLPSPFKRFCEHYPELNDQYEKLARACHEAGPLDEKSRRLVKLGIAIGQQSEGAIKSHARRAIEEGTSVEEVRHAALLALTTMGFPGMIAAIEWIEEVIEAKER, encoded by the coding sequence ATGCCCTACCTTCCTTCTCCCTTCAAGCGCTTTTGCGAACACTACCCCGAGCTGAACGATCAGTATGAGAAACTGGCACGGGCCTGTCATGAGGCCGGCCCCCTGGATGAGAAAAGCCGGCGGCTGGTCAAGCTGGGAATCGCCATCGGCCAGCAGTCCGAAGGGGCCATCAAATCCCATGCCCGTCGGGCCATCGAGGAAGGAACCAGTGTGGAGGAAGTCCGCCATGCCGCATTGCTCGCCCTTACCACCATGGGGTTTCCCGGCATGATTGCCGCCATTGAATGGATCGAGGAGGTCATCGAGGCGAAAGAGCGCTAG
- a CDS encoding GreA/GreB family elongation factor has translation MDKENILRGIVAALAADLATLTAAAKGAHAAATHEECAPDNKYDTTALEASYVAQGQANRASEIRRALERYRALDLRPFDEKTPIRLTALVTLESDDGSCRQVFVGPDAGGLKVGDGKTECIVITPESPLGRALLGKICDDEIHTGEAAASKTYTIVAVA, from the coding sequence ATGGACAAGGAAAATATCCTGCGCGGGATCGTCGCGGCCTTGGCCGCCGACCTCGCCACCCTGACCGCGGCGGCCAAGGGGGCCCATGCCGCAGCCACGCACGAAGAATGCGCCCCCGATAACAAGTACGACACCACCGCTCTCGAGGCCTCCTATGTGGCCCAGGGGCAGGCCAACCGCGCCTCGGAAATCCGCCGGGCGCTGGAGCGCTACCGCGCCCTGGACCTTCGTCCCTTCGACGAGAAGACGCCAATCCGCCTGACCGCTCTGGTCACGCTCGAATCGGACGACGGCAGTTGCAGGCAGGTGTTTGTGGGGCCTGATGCTGGGGGATTGAAGGTGGGCGACGGCAAAACGGAGTGCATCGTCATCACCCCGGAGTCGCCCCTGGGGCGGGCTCTTCTCGGCAAGATCTGCGACGATGAGATCCATACCGGCGAGGCCGCAGCCAGTAAGACCTACACCATTGTAGCCGTCGCCTGA
- a CDS encoding YqaA family protein — protein MEAFLAEHGLPALFLLSFLAATLIPLGSEWLLAVLLLKGSDPFSAVAVATVGNTLGALTTYAIGLWGGPFLTRRMLRIDEKASQRAERFYERFGSWSLLLSWLPVVGDPLCLAGGVLRVGIRRFLLLVALGKLARYTVVAGMVLEGGRWMG, from the coding sequence ATGGAAGCATTCCTCGCCGAGCACGGCCTCCCCGCCCTCTTTCTGCTGAGTTTTCTCGCCGCCACTCTCATCCCCTTAGGGAGCGAATGGCTCCTGGCCGTTCTGCTCCTGAAGGGGAGCGATCCCTTCTCTGCCGTCGCCGTCGCCACCGTGGGGAACACCCTCGGCGCCCTGACCACCTACGCCATAGGCCTCTGGGGAGGACCGTTCCTCACCCGCAGGATGCTGCGGATCGACGAGAAGGCCAGTCAGCGGGCGGAGCGCTTCTACGAACGCTTCGGGTCGTGGTCGCTCCTGCTCTCCTGGTTGCCGGTGGTCGGCGATCCCCTCTGCCTGGCCGGCGGAGTCCTGCGCGTCGGCATCCGCCGTTTCCTGCTGCTGGTCGCCCTCGGAAAACTGGCCCGCTACACAGTCGTGGCGGGGATGGTGCTGGAAGGGGGGAGGTGGATGGGCTGA
- a CDS encoding stage II sporulation protein M, whose amino-acid sequence MNRQADGSGGVIHILREARRQIAVSLVLFILAGIGGALYPHIGDAALANFAEYVREFLEKNTPDLILAIFLRNAAAAGTAILLGIFFGIVPVAAISVNGILFGAVLRLMPAESWRLLPHGVFELPAMFIAWGLGLWVGLWIMEAPRWQRLKERLTASLRVYLMLILPLLVVAAVIEGIAAHIYRG is encoded by the coding sequence ATGAATCGACAGGCAGACGGGAGCGGCGGCGTCATCCATATCCTGAGAGAGGCTCGCCGACAGATCGCGGTATCGTTGGTTCTTTTCATCCTGGCGGGCATCGGGGGTGCGCTGTATCCTCACATCGGGGATGCGGCTCTGGCGAACTTTGCCGAGTATGTACGGGAATTCCTGGAGAAAAACACCCCCGACCTGATCCTTGCCATCTTTCTGCGCAATGCCGCGGCCGCCGGAACGGCGATTCTTCTGGGGATATTTTTCGGAATTGTTCCCGTGGCGGCGATCTCCGTCAACGGCATTCTTTTCGGGGCGGTGCTGCGGTTGATGCCGGCGGAGTCCTGGAGACTGCTGCCGCACGGGGTATTCGAGCTGCCGGCCATGTTCATAGCCTGGGGGCTTGGGCTGTGGGTCGGTCTCTGGATTATGGAGGCCCCCCGCTGGCAGCGCCTGAAGGAACGGCTGACCGCAAGCCTTCGTGTTTACCTGATGTTGATTCTGCCCCTGCTGGTTGTGGCGGCGGTGATCGAGGGGATCGCGGCCCATATTTATCGCGGATGA
- a CDS encoding YchJ family protein, with product MNSCPCGSGNDYSACCEPIITGKKPAETAEQLMRARYSAHVKADVDFLFDSTHPDYREGYDHKGTRTWAENSEWHGLEILETVQGGPGDEEGEVVFVARFRDKGGLRSHHERGKFRRKGKRWLFTEGIMVKSQPLSVSKIGRNDPCSCGSGLKYKKCCGK from the coding sequence ATGAACAGCTGTCCCTGCGGAAGCGGCAACGATTATTCCGCCTGCTGCGAACCGATCATCACCGGGAAGAAACCGGCCGAGACGGCCGAACAACTGATGCGGGCGCGTTATTCGGCCCACGTGAAGGCCGATGTCGATTTTCTCTTCGACAGCACCCACCCGGATTACCGCGAGGGGTACGATCACAAGGGGACCCGAACCTGGGCCGAGAATTCCGAATGGCACGGACTTGAGATTCTCGAGACCGTTCAAGGCGGCCCCGGGGATGAAGAGGGCGAGGTGGTGTTCGTCGCCCGCTTTCGCGACAAGGGAGGTCTGCGCAGCCATCACGAACGCGGGAAGTTCAGGCGCAAAGGAAAACGCTGGCTGTTCACCGAAGGGATCATGGTCAAGTCGCAGCCGCTGAGCGTGAGCAAGATCGGCCGCAACGATCCCTGCAGCTGCGGCAGCGGCCTCAAGTACAAGAAGTGCTGCGGGAAGTAA